ACCTGGAAGGGGCGTTTGGCCCGCTGCCCGGGATCGACCCGTTCGAGACGGCACGCGCGCTGCACGACACGTACAACAGCCTCTGGTCGGAGCTAATGCGGGAGGAGATCTTCCGGCCCGGCGAGCGCTACCGGTTGGAGGCGCGCCTGCGTCGCATCAACGAACTGGGTTTCGATGTCAAGGAACTCGAGCTGGTCACCACTCACGGCGGCACCAAGTTGCGCCTGCAAACCCACCTCGTAGAGCCGGGGCACCACCGGCGGCGCCTGATGATGCTCACGGGGCTCGACGTGCAGGAGAATCAGGCCCGCCGCCTGCTCAACGACATCATGAGCTACCGCGCGCGGCTGGAACAGATGACCGGGCGCCCGGTGCCCGAAGCGGCGGCGGCCTACCGCTGGCTGGACGAGGTCTTTAAGCCGACGGTGGAGGCGATCCCGCCCGACCTGCGTACCAAGCTGGAGCCGGCCGAGTTGTTCCATCAGATCCTGGAGCACCGCTGGTTCCTGTCCGAGTCCGCCAAGCGGGACGTCGGGATGGAGCGCGCCGTGCGGTCGTACGTCGAGAACGTGCTCCGCTTCGTGCCCGATGAGCGGACGGTGCTGAGCACACCCGAACTCGACCCGAGCGCGGTCGAAGGATGAGACGTATTGCCTGTTGCGTACTGCGTATTCCGTATTTTTCTTCTCAGGTCTTGGCTTCTCCCAGACGGATCTGGCGGGACACCGAGCACGCAACACGCAACACGCAACACGGAACGCGCAGTACGCAATACGGCGTACGCACTACTCCCAGAGGGCTAGCTGATGTCCGCGGCGCTTCGGCACCGCCAGTATCCGTTTCGCGGGGGCCGTGCCCGGCCGCCCCGCATCCTGATCGCCCGGCCTGATCATCTGGG
This genomic window from Sphaerobacter thermophilus DSM 20745 contains:
- a CDS encoding DUF4032 domain-containing protein → MTFRIIGQPAEPAMFDLPWTVPLAEWPRDRLVQVVRGISRHVVRFIYEGGILYALKELPVEAAQREYRLLRQLAARDLRVVEAVGVVTDRTHRDTGEPLGAILITRHLEYSLPYRTLFTSPGISDLRGSLLQALAELLVQLHLAGFFWGDCSLSNTLFRRDAGTLAAYLVDAETSEIHPTISDRMREYDLEIAQENIAGELLDLEGAFGPLPGIDPFETARALHDTYNSLWSELMREEIFRPGERYRLEARLRRINELGFDVKELELVTTHGGTKLRLQTHLVEPGHHRRRLMMLTGLDVQENQARRLLNDIMSYRARLEQMTGRPVPEAAAAYRWLDEVFKPTVEAIPPDLRTKLEPAELFHQILEHRWFLSESAKRDVGMERAVRSYVENVLRFVPDERTVLSTPELDPSAVEG